Proteins encoded in a region of the Populus alba chromosome 13, ASM523922v2, whole genome shotgun sequence genome:
- the LOC118040611 gene encoding uncharacterized protein: MENEERTQLDAQHKKELNSLKEDVARLTSLLEQTLRSKSGEGTSSQPAFSTQVPPTPPVFFNLPNMGAGGSSPEPQYATHFPAQPIYPMRIPHAEELTLEGSHKEKMIGAEGLEKWAALEERIRAVEGNHLYDPVKAAEMCLVPNVVIPKKFRVPEFIKYTGTQCPITHLKSYCNKMAEVVQDEKLLIHFFQDSLSDVALTWYMRLDNTKIRGWKDLVDAFIKQYKFNVDIAPDRSSLHSLEKGYKESVREYAQRWRETAAQVNPPLLEKEMIGLFSNTFKAPYFEYLVGSSAQSFSDLVVIAERIEQAIRTGRITDPSEKRDFVGRKKEADIHNVEGEGKGRKHNFRPPMTIPPTSNINFTSPYLKNQTNTQNIPYRQNNTFYPRRSFPTNQEELPPLPMPLSEMYQRLLSIGQVTPIHLTPLQPPFPQWYQPDQKCEYHAGIVGHNIDSCLAFKRRILQLIKAGWISFDDFPNVKSNPLPHHASGSGGVNALEEEERGVNVLKLSMEGLYKMLKQAGYLQTPLKKQAIGHKGEYCEYHQHMGHHINSCKEFRVKVEDMMTLGVLRIGLPEEKLVGTMTGFDKKVEVCRYQPTERGPPRMILARPTSTISGNYNAIPHNYGYFFHTARPAPTLHAEIGGLTRSGRYYTPEELEDQRRVKGKNVVELAKMDEVNKPVSDEEANEFLKLMKHSEYSVVDQLKKTPARISLLSLVLSSELHRNALQKVLNEAYVPQDITQDSIEHLVGRIQATNYLYFTNDELDHEGTGHNKPLYITVKCKNCVIAKVLIDNGSALNVLPRHVLDKMPVDVSHMKPSTMTARAYDGSPRPIMGNIDVELVIGPQPFQVTLQVMDIHPTYSMLLGRPWIHAARAVASSLHQRVKFIINGNLVTVRAEEALAMVRNVSIPYIEAEENKDGNLHAFEVVNAEWVPENTVRRKPEVSEAARMAAKYFLKHGLPFQYDPITGMPERINVIKRKCADQRFGLGFKPRKEDFMRAAEFKRERRLARIEGREPNEVRIQIPPIHVTFPRPAQVINAGGEIERMSKEFSSATIHYLEEINKQEPQGGFEDKESPYEELPQLTVSVLEDGLPEFVRRLTEREELNNWEIQEVPVIFKKESESGTTINLQTHCIENNWPNFDKTITSMDEEEDGEDDFEEFKKLIKQSEHAWEPAKEELELINVSTEHDKKELKIGMLINTAMRSELVALLQEYVDIFAWSYADMPGLDTEIVVHRLPLIEGCRPVKQKLRRTRPDVLLKVKEEITRQWDAGFLEVVEYSEWVSNIVAVPKKDNKIRVCVDFRDLNRASPKDDFPLPHIDVLVDNAAKSSTYSFMDGFSGYNQIKMAEADKRKTTFITSWGTYCYKVMPFGLKNAGATYQREMVALFHDMMHKEIEVYVDDMIAKSKDEESHIPALRKLFERLRKYQLKLNPAKCTFGVKSGKLLGFVVSNKGIEVDPDKVKAIQDMPAPKTEKEVRGFLGRLNYIARFISQLTVTCEPIFRLLRKKNPGTWDEDCQKAFDKIKQYLQKPPLLVPPVHGRPLILYLTVTESAMGCVLGQQNESGRKEQAIYYLSKKFTECESRYSMVEKLCCSLVWSAKRLRQYMLYYTTWLISKMDPLKYIFEKPYMSSRIARWQVLLAEYDIIYMTRKSVKGSAIADHLADNAIEDYEPLNFDFPDEDVLVTEKEEKSGWWAMYFDGAVNVSGNGAGAVIISPEGKQYPISVKLHFSCTNNTAEYEACIHGLEAALEMNVGKLEVYGDSMLIICQVKGEWQTRDEKLRPYQEYLSKLAESFDEIEFTHLGRDKNQFADALATLASMAIIDCGAKIQPVSIEIRNSPSHCCLIEEETDKDPWYTDIKRFIQHQEYPSGASKIDKRTLRRMAMEYYIDGEILYKRSFDGTLLRCLSDPEANQALQEVHGGICATHANGHMMARQMQRAGYFWLTMEKDCINYVRRCHKCQVYSDKVNAPPTPLFNMVSPWPFAMWGIDVIGPINPKASNGHRFILVAIDYFTKWVEACSYAHVTQKVVKRFIEKDLICRYGVPERVVTDNAQNFNGKMIAELCTKWKIKHSNSSPYRPKMNGAVEAANKNIKKIVQKMVVTYKDWHEWLPYALHAYRIAVRTSTGATPYSLVYGMEAVVPLEVEIPSLRVLMESGLEESDWVKLRYEQLNMISERRLAAICHHQLYQRRMAKAYDRKVRPREFKEGDLVLRKVLSLPGEDRSKWAPNYEGPYIVKKAFSGGALILTRMDGEDVVRPVNSDSVKKYYP; the protein is encoded by the exons atggaaaatgaagaaagaactCAATTGGATGCCCAACATAAAAAAGAGTTGAACAGTTTGAAGGAAGATGTCGCTAGGCTTACTAGCCTACTCGAACAAACTCTGAGATCTAAGTCGGGAGAAGGGACATCCTCTCAACCAGCATTTAGCACTCAGGTGCCACCGACGCCTCCGGTGTTCTTCAACCTACCAAACATGGGAGCGGGTGGATCTTCGCCTGAGCCTCAATATGCTACGCATTTCCCAGCTCAGCCTATATACCCGATGAGGATTCCTCATGCTGAGGAGTTAACCTTGGAAGGGTCTCACAAGGAAAAAATGATAGGAGCTGAAGGTTTAGAGAAGTGGGCTGCCCTAGAAGAGAGGATAAGGGCAGTTGAAGGAAATCACTTGTATGACCCGGTGAAAGCTGCCGAGATGTGTTTGGTACCTAACGTAGTCATTCCTAAGAAGTTTAGGGTGCCGGAATTTATCAAATACACTGGAACTCAATGTCCAATAACCCACCTTAAGTcatattgcaataagatggccgAGGTGGTGCAAGATGAGAAATTGTTgatccatttctttcaagatagttTGAGTGATGTCGCGCTCACTTGGTACATGCGTTTGGACAATACCAAGATAAGGGGATGGAAAGATCTAGTCGATGCTTTTATTAAGCAATATAAGTTCAACGTAGACATAGCCCCTGATAGATCAAGCTTACATTCATTGGAGAAGGGTTATAAGGAATCTGTAAGGGAATATGCACAAAGGTGGCGTGAAACGGCAGCACAAGTTAATCCGCCATTGTTGGAGAAGGAAATGATCGGcttattttccaacaccttcaaagctccatactttgaatacttggttggAAGTTCTGCGCAAAGCTTCTCTGATTTGGTTGTTATAGCCGAACGAATTGAACAAGCCATTCGAACGGGTAGGATCACAGACCCTAGTGAAAAAAGGGATTTTGTTGGACGCAAGAAAGAGGCTGACATCCACAATGTCGAAGGTGAAGGTAAGGGAAGAAAGCATAATTTCAGGCCACCCATGACCATTCCCCCCACATCTAATATAAATTTCACCTCACCttatctaaaaaaccaaacaaataccCAAAATATCCCATATCGCCAAAACAACACATTTTACCCACGCAGAAGCTTCCCCACAAACCAAGAAGAACTGCCCCCACTTCCCATGCCTCTTAGTGAGATGTATCAAAGATTGCTCAGTATTGGCCAAGTAACACCTATTCATTTGACACCTTTGCAACCACCTTTTCCTCAATGGTACCAACCAGACCAGAaatgcgagtaccatgctggtatcgTCGGCCATAATATTGACAGTTGTTTAGCTTTCAAAAGGAGAATCCTCCAACTCATCAAAGCAGGTTGGATTTCCTTTGATGATTTTCCGAATGTAAAATCCAACCCGCTACCGCACCATGCTTCTGGAAGTGGAGGGGTAAATGCTTtggaagaggaagagagggGCGTTAATGTCTTAAAATTGTCAATGGAGGGGTTGTACAAAATGTTGAAGCAAGCTGGGTACCTCCAAACACCCCTCAAAAAGCAAGCCATAGGCCATAAGGGTGAATATTGTGAGTACCACCAGCATATGGGACACCATATAAACTCTTGTAAAGAGTTTCGGGTAAAAGTAGAGGATATGATGACATTGGGAGTGTTGAGGATAGGGTTGCCTGAAGAAAAGCTAGTAGGAACCATGACTGGTTTCGACAAGAAGGTTGAAGTTTGTAGATATCAACCAACAGAGAGAGGACCCCCAAGAATGATCTTGGCTAGACCTACAAGCACAATTAGTGGAAATTATAATGCCATACCTCATAATTATGGTTACTTTTTCCACACCGCGAGACCAGCTCCTACTCTTCATGCTGAAATTGGGGGGTTAACCCGAAGTGGAAGGTACTATACTCCTGAAGAGTTAGAAGACCAAAGAAGAgtaaaaggaaagaatgtgGTGGAGTTGGCCAAGATGGATGAGGTCAACAAACCAGTGAGTGACGAGGAGGCTAACGAGTTCTTAAAGCTAATGAAGCACAGCGAATACAGCGTGGTGGACCAGTTGAAAAAGACCCCCGCCAGAATCTCTTTATTATCATTAGTTTTGAGTTCAGAGTTGCATAGAAACGCTCTTCAAAAAGTCCTTAACGAAGCATATGTTCCTCAAGATATCACACAGGATTCTATAGAACATTTGGTGGGAAGGATTCAAGCCACTAACTATCTCTACTTCACAAATGATGAATTAGATCATGAAGGAACTGGTCACAATAAGCCGTTATATATCACTGTGAAATGTAAGAATTGTGTGATCGCTAAGGTGCTGATAGATAATGGTTCTGCTTTGAATGTGTTGCCAAGGCATGTGCTTGATAAAATGCCAGTTGATGTctctcatatgaagccaagtaccaTGACAGCTAGAGCATATGATGGTTCGCCAAGGCCGATTATGGGAAATATTGATGTTGAGCTCGTAATTGGCCCCCAACCATTCCAAGTAACTTTACAAGTGATGGATATTCATCCCACATACAGcatgttgttgggaagaccttggatccacgcagcaCGAGCCGTTGCATCCTCATTACACCAACGGGTTAAGTTTATCATCAATGGAAACTTGGTGACAGTAAGGGCTGAAGAGGCTTTAGCTATGGTGAGAAACGTGTCGATTCCTTATATAGAGGCTGAAGAGAATAAAGACGGAAACTTACATGCATTTGAGGTAGTAAATGCTGAATGGGTACCTGAGAATACGGTGCGAAGGAAACCAGAGGTTTCTGAAGCTGCAAGGATGGCTGCTAAATATTTTCTGAAGCATGGATTGCCATTCCAATATGACCCTATCACAGGAATGCCCGAGAGGATCAATGTAATAAAGAGGAAATGTGCAGATCAGAGGTTTGGTTTAGGTTTTAAACCTAGAAAGGAAGATTTCATGAGAGCGGCTGAGTTTAAAAGAGAAAGGAGGTTAGCTCGAATTGAGGGAAGGGAGCCTAATGAAGTTCGAATCCAGATCCCTCCAATTCACGTAACATTCCCCCGACCTGCGCAAGTGATCAATGCTGGGGGTGAAATTGAGAGGATGAGTAAAGAATTTAGCAGTGCTACCATCCACTATCTAGAAGAAATCAACAAACAAGAGCCCCAAGGGGGTTTTGAAGACAAAGAGAGCCCGTATGAAGAACTACCCCAACTGACTGTGAGTGTTCTAGAGGATGGTCTACCTGAGTTTGTGAGAAGATTAACTGAAAGGGAAGAATTGAACAATTGGGAAATTCAAGAAGTCCCAGTTATCTTTAAAAA GGAATCTGAAAGCGGGACAACGATAAACTTACAAACCCATTGCATTGAGAATAATTGGCCTAATTTTGATAAAACCATAACTTCAATggatgaggaagaagatggtgaaGATGACTTTGAGGAGTTCAAAAAGCTTATAAAACAATCCGAACATGCATGGGAGCCTGCAAAAGAGGAATTAGAATTAATAAATGTAAGTACCGAGCATGATAAAAAGGAGTTGAAAATAGGGATGTTGATCAATACAGCTATGAGGAGTGAGTTGGTCGCCCTTTTGCAGGAGTATGTGGATATTTTTGCCTGGTCGTACGCTGACATGCCTGGTTTGGATACTGAAATAGTAGTGCATAGGTTACCTTTGATTGAGGGTTGTCGTCCAGTCAAACAAAAGCTAAGAAGGACAAGACCTGATGTATTGCTCAAGGTAAAAGAAGAGATAACCAGACAGTGGGATGCAGGTTTCTTGGAGGTAGTAGAATATTCTGAATGGGTGTCTAACATTGTTGCGGTTCCCAAGAAGGACAATAAAATCAGGGTGTGCGTGGATTTCCGGGATTTGAATAGGGCAAGCCCGAAAGATGACTTTCCGTTACCGCATATAGACGTGTTGGTGGACAATGCTGCTAAGAGTTCCACTTACTCTTTCATGGATGGTTTCTCTGGCTATAATCAGATTAAAATGGCTGAAGCAGATAAGAGAAAGACGACATTTATCACCTCATGGGGGACTTATTGTTACAAAGTAATGCCATTCGGATTGAAGAATGCTGGAGCAACATACCAAAGGGAAATGGTAGCactttttcatgatatgatgcacAAGGAAATTGAGgtctatgtggatgacatgatcGCAAAGTCCAAAGATGAAGAAAGCCATATCCCAGCTCTGAGGAAATTGTTCGAGAGGTTGAGAAAATATCAGTTGAAATTGAATCCTGCAAAGTGTACATTCGGGGTGAAATCAGGCAAATTATTAGGATTTGTGGTGAGTAATAAAGGCATAGAAGTGGACCCTGATAAAGTAAAAGCCATTCAAGACATGCCCGCTCCAAAGACCGAAAAGGAAGTTCGAGGCTTTTTGGGGCGTTTGAACTATATTGCTCGTTTTATCTCACAACTTACAGTGACATGTGAACCGATTTTTCGATTGCTCCGGAAGAAGAATCCTGGAACATGGGATGAAGATTGCCAAAAagcttttgataaaatcaagcaGTATTTACAAAAACCACCATTGTTGGTTCCGCCTGTACACGGAAGGCCACTCATCCTTTATTTAACTGTGACCGAATCAGCTATGGGTTGTGTGTTGGGGCAACAGAATGAGTCAGGAAGAAAGGAGCAAGCCATCTACTATTTGAGTAAGAAGTTCACCGAGTGTGAATCCCGTTACAGTATGGTAGAGAAGTTATGTTGTAGTCTGGTGTGGAGTGCGAAGAGGTTACGACAATATATGTTATACTACACTACCtggttgatctcaaaaatggaCCCACTGAAGTATATCTTTGAAAAGCCATACATGTCGAGTAGAATAGCCAGATGGCAAGTACTGCTGGCTGAGTATGACATCATCTACATGACAAGAAAATCAGTAAAAGGAAGCGCAATTGCGGATCATTTAGCCGATAATGCTATTGAGGATTACGAGCCCTTGAACTTTGACTTTCCTGATGAAGATGTGCTAGTAACGGAAAAGGAGGAGAAGAGTGGTTGGTGGGCTATGTATTTTGACGGCGCAGTAAATGTATCGGGCAACGGGGCAGGTGCTGTGATAATTTCCCCAGAAGGAAAGCAATATCCTATATCAGTAAAGCTGCACTTTAGTTGTACAAACAACAcagctgagtatgaagcttgcatcCACGGATTGGAAgctgcattagagatgaatGTAGGGAAATTAGAAGTATATGGAGACTCAATGCTAATAATCTGTCAGGTGAAAGGTGAATGGCAGACAAGGGATGAAAAATTGAGACCATACCAGGAATACCTCTCCAAATTGGCTGAAAGCTTCGATGAAATAGAATTTACTCATTTAGGGAGAGATAAAAATCAGTTTGCCGACGCGTTAGCTACCTTAGCTTCTATGGCTATAATTGATTGTGGTGCAAAAATTCAGCCTGTAAGCATCGAGATCAGAAATTCTCCCTCGCATTGTTGTTtaatagaagaagaaacagacAAAGACCCATGGTACACGGATATAAAAAGATTCATCCAGCATCAAGAATACCCGTCGGGAGCCTCGAAGATAGATAAAAGGACCTTGAGAAGAATGGCCATGGAGTACTACATAGATGGGGAGATTTTGTATAAAAGGTCATTTGATGGGACTTTACTAAGGTGTTTAAGTGATCCGGAAGCAAACCAGGCCCTACAAGAAGTGCATGGAGGAATTTGTGCTACCCATGCAAACGGACACATGATGGCTAGGCAGATGCAAAGAGCAGGTTATTTTTGGCTAACCATGGAGAAGGATTGCATAAATTATGTCCGAAGGTGCCACAAATGTCAAGTGTATAGCGACAAAGTCAATGCGCCTCCTACACCCTTATTTAACATGGTGTCTCCTTGGCCCtttgcaatgtggggaataGATGTGATTGGGCCTATTAATCCAAAAGCCAGTAACGGACATcgttttatccttgtagcaatTGATTACTTCACCAAATGGGTAGAGGCTTGCTCATATGCCCATGTGACTCAGAAAGTGGTCAAACGGTTCATCGAGAAAGATCTAATCTGCAGATATGGTGTGCCCGAGAGAGTAGTGACTGATAATGCTCAAAACTTTAATGGAAAGATGATAGCGGAGCTATGCACAAAGTGGAAGATCAAGCATTCCAACTCATCCCCTTACAGACCCAAGATGAATGGCGCTGTAGAAgctgctaataaaaatataaagaagattgTTCAAAAAATGGTGGTTACttacaaggattggcatgaATGGCTTCCTTATGCTCTCCATGCGTATCGAATAGCAGTGAGGACATCAACCGGGGCTACACCATACTCTTtagtatatggaatggaggcagtGGTACCATTGGAAGTAGAAATTCCCTCTTTAAGGGTCCTCATGGAATCTGGACTCGAAGAATCTGATTGGGTTAAGCTACGATACGAACAGCTAAATATGATTAGCGAGAGAAGGTTAGCAGCAATTTGTCACCACCAGTTgtatcaaagaaggatggctaaggcgtatgacCGAAAAGTTAGACCAAGAGAATTCAAAGAAGGAGATTTAGTATTGAGGAAAGTTCTGTCACTACCAGGAGAAGATCGCAGTAAATGGGCGCCCAATTATGAAGGACCCTACATAGTGAAGAAGGCATTTTCAGGAGGGGCATTGATACTAACAAGAATGGATGGGGAGGATGTAGTTAGGCCTGTGAACTCTGATTCtgtaaagaaatattatccatGA